A stretch of Amycolatopsis balhimycina FH 1894 DNA encodes these proteins:
- a CDS encoding carbohydrate ABC transporter permease — translation MRSGKFGLSMGYLAAIVVVGVTVVPLLFVVLGGFRTNGQINTDPAGLPGPWVFDNYAKVLGSSAFWTFLGNSALIAVIATALAVGLGSMAGYALSRYQFKGREAVYTLFTLGLLFPIGVATLPLYLWLRQLGLLESFWGVAIPEAAFSLPVTIVILRPFMHAIPGEIEDAAVLDGATRLGFFWRILLPLSTPALTTVAVLAFVTSWNTYLLPLLVFNDSGHFTLPLGVAMFQSAYSQDTARVLAFTALSAIPALAFFVLAERRIVGGLTGSVKG, via the coding sequence ATGCGGTCCGGCAAGTTCGGCCTGTCGATGGGCTACCTCGCGGCGATCGTGGTGGTCGGCGTGACCGTCGTGCCGCTGCTGTTCGTGGTGCTCGGCGGGTTCCGCACCAACGGGCAGATCAACACCGACCCGGCCGGGCTGCCGGGGCCGTGGGTGTTCGACAACTACGCCAAGGTGCTCGGTTCGAGCGCGTTCTGGACCTTCCTCGGCAACAGCGCGCTGATCGCGGTGATCGCCACCGCGCTCGCCGTCGGGCTCGGCTCGATGGCCGGGTACGCGCTTTCGCGCTACCAGTTCAAGGGCCGCGAGGCGGTCTACACGCTGTTCACGCTCGGCCTGCTGTTCCCGATCGGCGTGGCGACGCTGCCGCTGTACCTGTGGCTGCGCCAGCTGGGCCTGCTCGAGAGCTTCTGGGGCGTGGCGATCCCGGAGGCGGCGTTCTCGCTGCCGGTGACGATCGTGATCCTGCGTCCGTTCATGCACGCGATCCCCGGCGAGATCGAGGACGCGGCCGTGCTCGATGGGGCCACCCGGCTCGGCTTCTTCTGGCGCATCCTGCTGCCGCTCTCGACGCCGGCCCTCACCACGGTCGCCGTGCTCGCCTTCGTCACCAGCTGGAACACCTACCTGCTGCCCCTGCTGGTGTTCAACGACTCCGGGCACTTCACGCTCCCGCTCGGCGTCGCGATGTTCCAGTCCGCCTACTCCCAGGACACCGCCCGGGTGCTGGCGTTCACCGCGTTGTCGGCGATCCCCGCGCTCGCGTTCTTCGTGCTCGCCGAACGGCGCATCGTCGGCGGGCTGACCGGATCCGTGAAGGGCTGA